One stretch of Shewanella sp. Arc9-LZ DNA includes these proteins:
- a CDS encoding ketopantoate reductase family protein, giving the protein MVKTSALPASSTHDNNALIAVLGAGAIGQLMYHKLSVNTQEAQVNEVMLIGRDKQTRHQQLRFIDHTQHTHEALATILGTDDNRLARVELLFVCVKAYQVEQALLPLLPKLSPQCHIVLLHNGLGPHLPVAAALMRYKDMGLTLGTTSQAALKLSPWQVKYSGLGVTQLGHYCGSVMSAALKTCLTRLHSDNQPIEWHQPVLPVLWQKLAINAVINPLTALNQCANGQLAATEYQSQISAIIDELVEVAKYDGIILDKAAVKVRVYQVIELTSANFSSMYQDVAHSRPTEINEINGYICQQAKALHLNVPNNQYLVDKVLQLSKS; this is encoded by the coding sequence ATGGTAAAAACATCAGCGTTGCCAGCGTCATCCACACACGACAATAATGCTCTTATTGCCGTTTTAGGTGCAGGTGCGATTGGGCAATTGATGTATCATAAATTGAGTGTTAATACCCAAGAAGCTCAAGTAAACGAGGTGATGTTGATTGGCAGAGATAAGCAGACTCGCCATCAACAATTGCGTTTTATTGACCACACCCAACACACCCATGAAGCATTAGCGACTATATTGGGAACAGATGATAACCGCTTAGCGCGAGTTGAATTACTGTTTGTGTGTGTTAAAGCCTATCAAGTCGAGCAAGCGCTTTTACCTTTATTACCGAAACTGTCGCCTCAATGCCATATTGTATTACTGCATAATGGTTTAGGCCCGCACTTACCTGTTGCTGCAGCCCTTATGCGGTATAAGGATATGGGCTTAACCTTAGGCACCACTTCACAAGCGGCGTTGAAGTTAAGCCCGTGGCAGGTGAAGTACAGTGGTTTGGGTGTGACTCAGCTAGGTCATTATTGTGGCTCTGTTATGTCGGCAGCATTAAAGACATGCTTAACTCGTCTACATAGTGACAACCAACCGATTGAGTGGCATCAACCTGTATTACCAGTCTTGTGGCAAAAGCTGGCCATTAATGCAGTAATAAACCCGTTAACCGCGTTAAATCAGTGTGCGAATGGCCAATTGGCAGCAACAGAATATCAATCACAGATCAGTGCCATTATCGATGAGCTAGTAGAAGTGGCTAAATATGATGGCATCATATTAGATAAGGCGGCTGTCAAAGTGCGGGTTTATCAGGTGATTGAGTTAACCTCGGCAAACTTCTCATCTATGTATCAAGATGTCGCCCACAGCAGACCGACTGAAATTAATGAGATAAATGGCTACATTTGCCAGCAAGCCAAGGCGCTTCATCTTAATGTGCCCAATAATCAATATCTCGTCGACAAGGTTTTGCAATTGAGTAAATCTTGA
- a CDS encoding VanZ family protein, translated as MITYKNIFKLALVVAVIVTSYLVFSKPSYPQTFAHMDKVGHLGSFLALSYLAHYAFKPRWYFLCTSLAAYAVLIELIQSRLPYRSASAADVIADFVGIALFYLLHFSINKYRKLKANR; from the coding sequence GTGATCACTTATAAAAACATTTTTAAACTTGCGTTAGTTGTTGCTGTGATAGTGACTAGCTATCTTGTTTTTTCAAAACCAAGTTACCCGCAAACGTTCGCCCATATGGATAAAGTGGGCCATTTAGGCAGTTTTTTAGCCCTTTCATATCTAGCACATTACGCTTTTAAACCGCGTTGGTATTTTTTGTGTACCTCTTTGGCTGCCTATGCAGTGTTAATTGAATTGATTCAATCTCGCTTACCTTATCGCAGTGCATCAGCTGCCGATGTAATTGCCGATTTTGTCGGGATTGCATTATTTTACTTATTGCACTTTTCTATCAATAAGTACCGTAAATTAAAAGCGAATCGTTAA
- a CDS encoding YajQ family cyclic di-GMP-binding protein encodes MPSMDIVSEVDEEELRNAVENSRREVASRFDLRGKEIEIEYKDNVVTLKAEDDFICKQLVDILRIQLSKRNVDPSSMEVDDKAVHSGKTFSLKVNFKQGIDSLIAKKLVKAIKDSKLKVQAAIQGDSVRITGKKRDDLQAVMRLAKESELGQPFQFDNFRD; translated from the coding sequence ATGCCATCTATGGATATTGTGTCGGAAGTTGATGAAGAAGAATTACGTAACGCGGTAGAAAACTCTCGCCGTGAAGTGGCTAGCCGATTTGATTTACGTGGTAAAGAAATTGAAATTGAATACAAAGACAACGTTGTCACGCTAAAAGCGGAAGATGATTTTATTTGTAAGCAGCTCGTTGATATTTTACGTATTCAGTTGAGTAAACGCAACGTCGATCCGTCGTCAATGGAAGTCGATGACAAAGCGGTTCACAGTGGCAAAACCTTCAGTTTAAAAGTTAATTTTAAGCAAGGTATCGATTCACTGATTGCTAAAAAGCTAGTTAAAGCCATCAAAGACAGCAAGCTTAAAGTGCAAGCCGCTATTCAAGGCGACTCAGTACGCATCACTGGCAAAAAGCGCGATGACCTACAAGCGGTCATGCGTCTAGCCAAAGAATCAGAACTCGGACAACCATTCCAGTTCGACAACTTCAGAGACTAA
- a CDS encoding GGDEF domain-containing protein translates to MIQLYSLPLIVCSSISFILSLFFMLLYHRLKSRHEEQVYYYLIFSLSALLSSVFLAAFAILINSSENLDYLNISNRVTIITAMFTIVIGLHFFVAFFEYKAPVLLKLCYAICGVFSLLALVPNQYFLAKEYYATSTYYTGLVFGPLFQLWGIWILLLAGYCIVILTRIYVRQYKKKNNSLGTVQLLLGATSIWMVTGVADTLTGIQVIDLPPLTWVGSFLVTCCNAWILVLHIDDLYEQRRQLNNRLMHDHLTQAFSRSYFEFRLTEAINKMSRNHSIKLHLCIFDIDNFKTINDSYGHINGDELLKAIATIVKENIRPIDCFARLGGDEFVLLLIDLDDQHAYEIVARIKKSIFETTFGLSTLQFSASCSFGMVSSGAENLVSKNLSKQLLSKADEALYIAKNQGKNTIRVLNLSKSEALMT, encoded by the coding sequence ATGATTCAACTTTACTCCTTACCTTTAATTGTCTGCTCTAGCATCAGCTTTATTCTAAGCTTGTTTTTCATGTTGCTATATCATCGTCTGAAATCACGTCACGAAGAACAAGTGTACTATTACTTGATTTTTTCGCTATCAGCATTGTTAAGTAGTGTCTTTTTAGCAGCCTTTGCGATCCTCATTAATTCTTCTGAAAATCTCGATTATCTCAATATATCCAACCGAGTGACCATCATTACTGCAATGTTCACCATTGTGATTGGCCTGCATTTCTTTGTCGCATTCTTTGAATATAAAGCCCCTGTGCTACTCAAATTATGCTATGCCATATGTGGCGTCTTTTCTTTACTAGCCTTGGTACCAAATCAATATTTTCTAGCCAAAGAGTATTATGCCACCTCAACATATTACACCGGCCTGGTATTTGGTCCTTTATTCCAGCTGTGGGGGATCTGGATACTGTTATTAGCAGGATACTGTATCGTTATTCTTACTCGGATCTATGTGCGTCAATACAAAAAGAAAAATAATTCTCTTGGCACAGTGCAATTACTTTTAGGGGCTACGAGCATATGGATGGTAACTGGCGTAGCTGATACCTTAACAGGAATACAAGTTATTGATCTGCCGCCCTTAACATGGGTTGGTTCTTTTTTAGTAACATGCTGCAATGCTTGGATTCTAGTCCTTCATATTGACGATCTTTATGAGCAAAGGCGACAGTTAAATAATCGTCTTATGCATGATCATCTTACTCAGGCTTTCTCACGCAGCTACTTTGAATTCCGTTTGACCGAAGCCATTAATAAAATGTCGAGAAACCATTCAATTAAATTACACCTATGTATATTTGATATAGACAATTTTAAAACCATTAATGATAGTTATGGACATATAAACGGAGATGAATTACTCAAAGCAATCGCAACTATTGTCAAAGAGAACATTCGCCCCATTGATTGCTTTGCTCGTTTGGGCGGGGATGAATTCGTTCTTCTACTTATTGACTTAGATGATCAGCACGCTTATGAGATCGTTGCACGGATCAAAAAGAGTATATTTGAAACCACATTTGGGCTAAGCACACTGCAATTTAGTGCTTCATGTTCTTTTGGGATGGTGAGCTCAGGGGCTGAAAACTTAGTAAGTAAAAATCTATCAAAACAACTATTATCTAAAGCAGATGAAGCCCTCTATATCGCCAAAAATCAAGGAAAGAATACAATTAGAGTGTTAAATCTATCGAAATCAGAAGCACTGATGACCTAG